The following proteins are encoded in a genomic region of Streptococcus gwangjuense:
- a CDS encoding DNA methyltransferase, translated as MKHELEQVLSKNPKFLVDGVLNKNKLAELARQYSPDLLNQLSSNEKMTNHFFSKLQNGVLVFKKDIFLQFLNNKEFLPDSFTAYKTKIGLGMPDRNYLSENKEVVLNFPYKDCVLEGGQTKDDVKRQEVFFNETLAPTEINRLLDDKVLTNFKRYDETGEHNVEEIKDTDNLIIKGNNLIVLHSLKKRFAGKVKLIYIDPPYNTGNDSFNYNDSFNHSTWLIFMKNRLEVARELLSDDGLIFVQCDDNEQAYLKVLMDEVFSRNNFISNIVWKGRGGRQDSKYIAQIHETIIFYAKNKERAILNKAFIEDTSNYAYEDSRGNYKTQLIRKWGSNSRREDRPNLFYEVEFEGNKVLPILPNGDDGCWRWSKNRLEEAIKNDMVVSLEKDGRTELYEKIYKGDGKKQTVFTSWIDESFSGQGTKVLEEIFKEKVFDYPKPEQLVKKFIDLTTDDGDIVLDYHLGSGTTAAVAHKMNRQYIGIEQMDYIETVSVKRLEKVIEGEQGGISKSVDWQGGGSFVYCELKNDAQDFKNTVLEARESETLSQLFEQAKKSSFLSYRVDPKKLKKSEFEKLSLAEQKQVLLELVDNNNLYVNYSEIDDSDYGISLEEKKLNKDFYGEE; from the coding sequence ATGAAACATGAATTAGAGCAGGTTCTCTCTAAAAATCCTAAGTTTTTAGTGGATGGTGTGCTAAATAAAAATAAGCTGGCTGAGCTGGCACGGCAGTACAGTCCTGACTTACTCAATCAGTTGAGTAGTAATGAAAAAATGACCAATCATTTCTTTTCAAAGCTACAAAATGGGGTATTGGTCTTTAAAAAAGATATCTTTTTGCAATTTCTAAATAACAAGGAGTTCTTGCCTGACAGCTTTACAGCCTACAAAACAAAAATAGGTCTTGGGATGCCAGACAGAAATTATCTTTCTGAAAATAAAGAAGTTGTGCTGAATTTTCCTTATAAAGATTGTGTGCTTGAGGGAGGGCAAACCAAGGACGATGTGAAACGTCAAGAGGTTTTCTTTAATGAAACACTCGCTCCAACAGAAATCAATCGTTTACTGGATGATAAGGTCTTGACTAACTTTAAACGTTATGACGAAACTGGCGAGCATAACGTGGAAGAGATAAAAGATACTGATAATCTTATCATCAAAGGGAATAATCTTATCGTTCTGCATAGTTTGAAAAAGCGTTTTGCTGGGAAAGTCAAACTCATTTATATTGATCCGCCTTACAATACAGGTAATGATAGCTTTAATTACAATGATAGCTTCAATCATTCAACATGGTTAATTTTTATGAAGAATCGTTTAGAGGTGGCTCGGGAGTTGCTGAGTGATGATGGCTTAATTTTTGTACAATGTGATGACAATGAACAAGCATATCTAAAAGTTTTGATGGATGAGGTGTTCAGCAGAAATAATTTTATCTCAAATATTGTCTGGAAAGGTCGAGGAGGTCGTCAAGATAGTAAATATATTGCTCAAATTCACGAAACTATAATTTTTTACGCCAAAAATAAAGAACGAGCAATCTTGAATAAAGCTTTTATCGAAGACACTTCAAACTATGCTTATGAAGATAGCCGAGGAAACTATAAAACTCAGCTTATTCGAAAATGGGGAAGCAACAGTCGAAGAGAAGACCGCCCTAACCTCTTCTATGAAGTTGAATTTGAGGGTAATAAAGTATTGCCAATCTTACCGAATGGAGATGATGGGTGCTGGAGATGGAGTAAAAATAGACTTGAAGAAGCTATAAAAAATGATATGGTAGTGTCACTTGAAAAAGATGGTAGAACAGAGCTCTACGAAAAAATATATAAAGGTGATGGGAAGAAACAAACAGTTTTTACATCTTGGATTGATGAAAGTTTTTCTGGTCAGGGAACTAAAGTTTTAGAAGAAATTTTCAAAGAAAAAGTTTTTGATTACCCTAAGCCAGAACAGCTGGTTAAAAAGTTTATTGATTTAACGACCGATGATGGAGACATCGTCCTAGATTACCACCTCGGATCAGGTACAACAGCAGCCGTTGCCCATAAAATGAACCGCCAGTACATTGGTATTGAACAAATGGACTACATTGAGACCGTGTCCGTTAAACGTTTGGAAAAAGTGATTGAGGGCGAACAAGGTGGTATTTCAAAATCTGTCGACTGGCAGGGTGGAGGTTCGTTTGTCTACTGCGAACTCAAAAATGATGCCCAGGATTTTAAAAATACAGTCTTAGAGGCAAGAGAGTCTGAAACTCTATCTCAACTATTTGAACAGGCTAAAAAGTCTTCGTTCCTATCTTATCGTGTCGACCCTAAAAAGTTGAAAAAGTCAGAGTTCGAAAAACTTTCACTAGCTGAACAAAAACAAGTCTTGCTGGAGTTGGTGGATAATAATAACCTGTATGTTAATTACTCAGAGATAGATGATAGCGACTATGGCATTTCACTAGAAGAGAAAAAACTCAATAAAGACTTCTATGGAGAGGAGTAA
- a CDS encoding DEAD/DEAH box helicase family protein — MAFVYEIYKQASENGFIDFKASIPDYITQNLKFPLRPYQKEALGRYLYYKRDEKNRKKPEQVLYNMATGSGKTLLMAAIILEKFKQGERNFIFFVNNDNILTKTRANFLPNEMGKYLFADKITIDNQVVGVREVTDFSDSQPDSINIVFTTIQKLHQDLNTPRENRLTYEQFEDLSLVLLADEAHHLNAGLGKKEKDENDSWTSTIENIQSTARKSSLFEFTATIDLANPDIAKKYEKSLIFKYDLKEFRLDKYSKDVLFHLVDNELPIRMLQAIIISQYRKKIALKHGINLKPLVLFKSQKIAENKGNLEAFLDMLANLSVEQVQSQKNLTANDEEQKNILEKAFTFFEESGLSFQDLIEELQEDFRRERLLVIDGKNKTSNNLVELNTLELPSNEIRAIFAVDMLNEGWDVLNLFDIVRLYDIRDGKTTKNGFVAGNTTNAEKQLIGRGARYYPFVIDNQIEEKFTRKFDENENNELRVIEQLHYHSANNPRYISELKQVLRESGIFDDVNLEERELKLKESFKQTRTYTDGLVWMNKRLSYQEYVEQRQESLLDTSFIPSSFEVNLPTSGTRDFEAFSEDDVFATDSVNTLHFEFGKEITSNIVRAAINRNKQYTFKNLQKAFFGLSGVSAFIEMLSKVNIIVESSLSQISELTSDQKLYIVEQLLYSIEKDIVPTEERFYGSANFESVPVREVFEENILRKYTVNVNGNAEFGRSQKTKSETEIFENIDQLDWYAYDDNFGTSEEKYLVRAIRELMNDLQEKWSDIYLLRNEKAVKIYSFDEGRAFEPDFILLANDKKVGNTSWQIFIEPKGSQFLDSNNTFKNSKEGWKEKFLLQITERDEARTLLDDERYRIVGLPFFNNDMSREVVNSNLKDL, encoded by the coding sequence ATGGCTTTTGTGTATGAAATTTATAAGCAAGCTAGTGAAAATGGCTTCATTGACTTTAAGGCAAGCATTCCAGACTATATCACGCAAAATCTGAAATTTCCACTGCGTCCTTACCAGAAAGAGGCGTTAGGGAGGTATCTTTACTACAAAAGGGATGAGAAGAATCGAAAAAAACCAGAACAAGTCCTCTACAATATGGCGACCGGTTCAGGAAAAACTTTGCTGATGGCAGCGATTATCCTCGAAAAATTTAAACAGGGTGAACGCAATTTTATTTTTTTTGTTAATAACGACAATATCCTTACCAAGACAAGGGCAAACTTCTTGCCTAATGAGATGGGAAAATACTTGTTTGCGGATAAAATAACGATTGATAATCAAGTGGTGGGAGTACGTGAAGTGACAGATTTTTCCGATAGTCAGCCTGATAGTATCAATATTGTTTTTACAACCATTCAAAAACTTCACCAAGATTTAAACACCCCAAGGGAAAATCGCCTAACTTATGAGCAATTTGAAGATTTGTCGCTTGTGTTACTGGCAGATGAGGCCCATCACTTGAATGCTGGACTCGGTAAGAAAGAAAAAGATGAGAACGACAGCTGGACGTCAACGATTGAAAACATTCAAAGTACAGCCCGTAAATCTTCTTTATTTGAATTTACAGCAACTATTGACTTAGCAAATCCAGATATTGCCAAAAAATATGAAAAATCTTTGATTTTCAAGTATGATTTGAAAGAGTTCCGCTTGGATAAGTACTCTAAAGATGTTCTTTTCCACTTGGTAGATAATGAACTTCCAATTCGTATGTTGCAGGCAATCATTATCAGCCAATACCGCAAGAAAATCGCCTTGAAACATGGCATCAACCTCAAACCGTTGGTCTTGTTTAAGTCGCAAAAAATTGCTGAAAATAAAGGAAACTTAGAGGCTTTTTTGGATATGTTAGCCAACTTGTCAGTAGAACAAGTACAGTCTCAAAAAAACTTAACTGCAAATGATGAGGAACAAAAAAATATCTTGGAAAAAGCATTTACTTTTTTTGAGGAGTCTGGACTTTCTTTTCAAGATTTAATTGAGGAATTGCAGGAAGATTTTCGCCGTGAACGCTTACTCGTGATTGATGGGAAAAACAAGACTAGCAACAATTTAGTGGAGTTGAATACTCTGGAACTTCCTTCAAATGAAATTCGTGCTATTTTTGCAGTTGATATGCTTAACGAAGGATGGGATGTTTTGAATCTTTTTGATATTGTTCGTCTTTACGATATTCGTGATGGCAAGACAACAAAGAACGGTTTTGTTGCAGGGAACACTACCAATGCAGAAAAGCAACTTATCGGTCGTGGAGCACGTTATTATCCCTTTGTGATTGATAATCAAATCGAGGAGAAGTTCACTCGTAAATTTGATGAAAATGAAAACAATGAACTTCGTGTCATAGAACAGCTTCATTATCATTCTGCCAACAATCCTCGCTATATTTCTGAATTAAAGCAAGTCTTGCGTGAGTCTGGAATTTTTGATGATGTCAATTTAGAAGAGCGTGAATTAAAGCTCAAAGAATCTTTCAAACAAACACGAACCTATACAGATGGTCTTGTTTGGATGAATAAACGTCTTTCTTATCAAGAATATGTTGAACAACGACAGGAAAGTTTGTTGGATACCTCTTTCATTCCGAGTTCCTTTGAGGTCAATTTACCGACTTCCGGCACAAGAGATTTTGAAGCTTTCTCAGAAGATGATGTTTTTGCGACGGATTCAGTAAACACCTTACACTTTGAGTTTGGAAAAGAAATTACTTCCAATATTGTTCGAGCAGCTATCAATCGCAATAAACAGTATACCTTTAAAAACTTACAGAAAGCTTTCTTTGGCTTGAGTGGTGTATCTGCCTTCATCGAAATGCTTTCAAAAGTTAATATTATAGTAGAATCTTCTTTATCACAAATAAGTGAGTTAACTTCAGACCAGAAACTCTATATTGTAGAACAGCTTTTATATAGCATTGAAAAAGATATTGTTCCAACTGAAGAACGCTTTTATGGTTCAGCTAACTTTGAGTCAGTTCCTGTACGTGAAGTTTTTGAAGAGAATATTTTGAGAAAGTATACTGTTAATGTAAATGGGAATGCAGAGTTTGGACGGTCACAAAAAACCAAATCTGAAACAGAGATTTTTGAAAATATCGATCAGCTAGATTGGTATGCCTATGATGATAACTTTGGAACAAGCGAGGAGAAATATCTGGTGCGTGCTATCCGCGAATTGATGAATGATTTGCAGGAAAAGTGGTCTGATATTTATCTTTTGCGAAATGAGAAAGCAGTGAAAATCTATAGTTTTGATGAAGGGCGTGCTTTTGAGCCTGACTTTATCTTGCTTGCAAATGATAAAAAAGTTGGAAATACTTCTTGGCAGATTTTTATTGAGCCAAAAGGAAGTCAATTTTTGGATAGTAATAATACCTTCAAAAATAGTAAAGAAGGCTGGAAAGAGAAATTCTTACTGCAAATTACTGAAAGAGATGAGGCAAGAACTTTGTTGGACGATGAACGTTATCGTATCGTCGGTCTTCCTTTCTTTAATAATGATATGAGCAGAGAAGTTGTAAATAGTAATTTAAAAGATTTATAG
- a CDS encoding TDT family transporter produces MKKLPLVFSGCLLGLAGAGNLMLDTLPVLSHLFSLTGLVLWTYFLMLHLFNWKETKQELTKPPLLSGMATFPMAGMILSTYVFRVFPHLPLVAQGLWWFSFLLDVALIAGFTIKFAYPGRRVHATPSWTVLYVGIAVAALTYPLVGIIEIAYATLSFGFLLTFYLYPLIYSDLKKHPLPLALLGQEGIYCAPFSLLLASLVRVGGESLPTWLLIVMILASQFFFFFVLTRLPNILKQGFQPAFSALTFPTIITATSLKMAQGILKLPFLDYLVLAETAICLIILFFVLGAYLNWLRKKV; encoded by the coding sequence ATGAAAAAACTCCCCTTGGTATTTTCTGGTTGTTTGCTAGGTTTGGCAGGAGCTGGAAATCTTATGTTAGATACGTTGCCGGTTCTGTCCCATCTGTTTAGTCTGACAGGTTTGGTTTTGTGGACTTACTTTCTAATGCTGCATCTCTTTAATTGGAAGGAAACCAAGCAAGAATTGACCAAGCCCCCTCTTTTGTCAGGAATGGCGACCTTTCCCATGGCTGGGATGATTTTATCTACCTATGTTTTTCGCGTCTTCCCTCATCTTCCTTTGGTAGCGCAAGGGCTCTGGTGGTTTTCATTTCTCTTGGATGTGGCTCTGATTGCTGGCTTCACTATCAAATTTGCCTATCCGGGGCGGAGGGTTCATGCGACTCCAAGCTGGACGGTTCTCTATGTGGGGATAGCAGTGGCAGCCTTGACTTATCCTCTGGTAGGCATCATAGAAATTGCCTATGCGACCTTGAGTTTTGGTTTTCTCCTAACCTTCTATCTCTATCCACTTATTTATAGCGATTTAAAGAAACATCCACTCCCACTAGCCTTGCTTGGACAAGAAGGAATCTACTGTGCTCCCTTCTCTCTACTCTTGGCTTCCCTGGTTCGAGTTGGAGGAGAGAGTCTACCAACTTGGCTCTTGATTGTCATGATCTTGGCTTCCCAATTCTTCTTTTTCTTTGTTTTGACTCGTCTGCCCAATATTTTAAAACAAGGCTTTCAACCAGCCTTCTCAGCCCTCACCTTCCCAACCATTATCACAGCTACTTCGCTCAAGATGGCTCAGGGAATCTTGAAACTTCCATTTTTGGATTATTTGGTACTGGCTGAAACCGCTATTTGCTTAATTATTTTATTCTTTGTATTGGGCGCTTATCTGAATTGGTTACGAAAAAAGGTCTAG
- the zapA gene encoding cell division protein ZapA, whose translation MANLNRFKFTFGKKSLTLTSEHDNLFMEEIAKVATEKYQAIKEQMPSADDETVALLLAVNCLSTQLSREIEFDDKEQELEELRHKLVTCKQEQSKIEDSL comes from the coding sequence ATGGCAAATCTAAATCGATTCAAATTTACATTCGGGAAAAAATCATTAACCTTGACAAGCGAGCATGATAACCTTTTTATGGAGGAAATTGCCAAGGTTGCGACAGAAAAATACCAAGCAATTAAAGAACAAATGCCTAGCGCAGATGATGAAACAGTCGCTCTTTTGTTGGCAGTCAACTGTTTATCAACTCAGCTCAGCCGTGAGATTGAATTTGATGATAAGGAGCAAGAATTAGAAGAACTCCGTCACAAGCTTGTGACTTGTAAGCAAGAACAGAGCAAGATTGAGGATTCCTTATGA
- a CDS encoding endonuclease MutS2, whose product MNKKILETLEFNKVKALFEPHLLTEQGLEQLRQLAPTAKADKIKQAFAEMKEMQALFVEQPHFTILATKEIAGVCKRLEMGADLNIEEFLLLKRVLLSSRELQSFYANLENVSLEELALWFEKLHDFPQLQGNLQAFNDAGFIENFASEELARIRRKIHDSESQVRDVLQDLLKQKAQMLTEGIVASRNGRQVLPVKNTYRNKIAGVVHDISASGNTVYIEPREVVKLSEEIASLRADERYEMLRILQEISERVRPHAAEIANDAWIIGHLDLIRAKVRFIQERQAVVPQLSENQEIQLLHVCHPLVKNAVANDVHFGQDLTAIVITGPNTGGKTIMLKTLGLTQVMAQSGLPILADKGSRVGIFEEIFADIGDEQSIEQSLSTFSSHMTNIVDILGKVNQHSLLLLDELGAGTDPQEGAALAMAILEDLRLRQVKTMATTHYPELKAYGIETAFVQNASMEFDTATLRPTYRFMQGVPGRSNAFEIAKRLGLSEVIVGDASQQVDQDNDVNRIIEQLEEQTLESRKRLDNIREVEQENLKMNRALKKLYNELNREKETELNKAREQATEIVDMALSESDQILKNLHSKSQLKPHEIIEAKAKLKKLAPEKVDLSKNKVLQKAKKKRAPKVGDDIVVLSYGQRGTLTSQLKDGRWEAQVGLIKMTLEEKEFDLVQAQQEKQVKKKQVNVVKRTSGRGPQARLDLRGKRYEEAMNELDAFIDQALLNNMAQVDIIHGIGTGVIREGVTKYLQRNKHVKSFGYAPQNAGGSGATIVTFKG is encoded by the coding sequence ATGAATAAGAAAATATTAGAAACATTAGAGTTCAATAAGGTCAAGGCCTTGTTTGAACCTCATTTGTTGACCGAACAGGGCTTGGAGCAATTGAGACAGCTAGCTCCGACTGCCAAAGCAGATAAAATTAAACAGGCTTTTGCTGAGATGAAGGAAATGCAGGCTCTTTTTGTTGAGCAACCGCATTTTACCATTCTTGCAACCAAGGAAATCGCAGGAGTCTGCAAGCGGTTGGAGATGGGAGCGGACCTCAATATCGAGGAGTTCCTACTTTTGAAGCGCGTGCTTCTTTCTAGCAGAGAACTACAAAGTTTTTATGCTAATCTGGAAAATGTCAGCTTGGAAGAATTAGCCCTTTGGTTTGAAAAATTACACGATTTTCCGCAATTACAAGGAAATCTCCAAGCCTTTAATGATGCAGGTTTTATTGAAAATTTTGCCAGTGAAGAATTGGCGCGAATCCGTCGAAAAATCCATGATAGCGAGAGTCAGGTCCGCGATGTTTTACAAGACTTGCTCAAGCAAAAAGCGCAGATGTTGACAGAAGGGATTGTTGCCAGCCGAAATGGTCGTCAGGTTTTACCTGTCAAAAACACTTATCGCAATAAGATTGCAGGTGTCGTTCATGATATTTCTGCTAGTGGAAATACCGTCTATATCGAACCCCGTGAGGTGGTCAAGCTGAGTGAAGAAATTGCCAGTTTGCGAGCAGATGAGCGCTATGAAATGCTTCGCATTCTCCAAGAAATCTCTGAGCGTGTCCGCCCTCATGCGGCTGAGATTGCTAATGACGCTTGGATTATCGGCCATCTGGACTTGATTCGTGCCAAGGTCCGCTTTATCCAAGAAAGGCAAGCAGTAGTTCCCCAGCTATCAGAAAATCAAGAGATTCAACTGCTCCATGTCTGCCATCCTTTGGTCAAAAATGCCGTTGCAAATGATGTCCATTTTGGTCAAGATTTAACAGCGATTGTTATTACAGGTCCCAATACGGGTGGGAAGACCATCATGCTCAAAACTCTGGGCTTGACACAGGTTATGGCCCAGTCCGGTTTGCCGATTTTGGCAGATAAGGGAAGCCGTGTGGGTATTTTTGAAGAAATCTTTGCTGATATTGGCGATGAGCAATCTATTGAGCAGAGTTTGTCTACCTTTTCTAGCCACATGACCAATATCGTGGATATTCTTGGCAAGGTCAACCAACATTCCCTCTTACTCTTGGATGAGTTGGGGGCTGGTACAGACCCTCAAGAGGGAGCTGCCCTTGCCATGGCTATTTTAGAGGACCTTCGCCTGCGTCAAGTCAAGACCATGGCGACGACCCACTATCCGGAACTAAAGGCCTACGGTATTGAGACAGCCTTTGTGCAAAATGCTAGCATGGAGTTTGATACTGCAACTCTTCGCCCAACCTATCGCTTTATGCAGGGTGTGCCTGGCCGAAGCAATGCCTTTGAAATTGCTAAACGTCTAGGTCTATCTGAAGTTATCGTAGGGGATGCCAGTCAGCAGGTCGATCAGGATAATGATGTCAATCGAATTATTGAACAACTGGAAGAGCAGACGCTAGAGAGTCGCAAACGTTTGGACAATATCCGTGAGGTGGAGCAAGAAAATCTCAAGATGAACCGTGCGCTTAAAAAACTTTACAACGAGCTCAATCGTGAAAAGGAAACCGAGCTTAACAAGGCGCGTGAACAAGCTACTGAGATTGTGGACATGGCCCTAAGTGAAAGTGACCAGATTCTCAAAAATCTCCACAGCAAATCCCAACTCAAGCCCCACGAAATCATTGAAGCCAAGGCCAAGTTGAAAAAATTGGCTCCTGAAAAAGTAGATTTGTCTAAAAACAAGGTTCTTCAAAAGGCCAAGAAAAAACGAGCTCCAAAGGTGGGAGATGATATCGTGGTTCTCAGTTATGGACAGCGTGGTACCCTGACCAGTCAACTCAAAGATGGCCGCTGGGAAGCCCAAGTCGGCTTGATTAAGATGACCTTAGAAGAGAAAGAATTTGACCTTGTTCAAGCTCAGCAAGAAAAGCAAGTCAAGAAGAAACAGGTCAATGTCGTGAAACGAACTTCTGGTCGTGGCCCACAAGCCAGACTGGACCTTCGAGGCAAACGTTATGAAGAGGCCATGAATGAGCTAGATGCCTTTATCGACCAAGCCTTGCTTAATAATATGGCTCAAGTAGATATCATCCATGGTATTGGAACAGGTGTTATCCGTGAAGGTGTCACCAAATATCTACAAAGAAACAAACATGTCAAGAGTTTTGGCTATGCCCCACAAAATGCTGGAGGCAGTGGTGCGACTATTGTCACTTTTAAAGGATAA
- a CDS encoding carboxymuconolactone decarboxylase family protein, with product MTTFTIHTVESAPAEVKEVLETVEKDNNGYIPNLIGLLANAPTALEAYRTVGAINRRNSLTPVEREVVQITAAVTNGCAFCVAGHTAFSIKQIQMNDDLLQALRNRTPIETDPKLDTLAKFTLAVINTKGRVGDEALSEFLEAGYTQQNALDVVLGVSLASLCNYANNLANTPINPELQPYA from the coding sequence ATGACAACATTTACCATCCATACAGTAGAATCAGCACCAGCAGAAGTGAAAGAAGTTCTAGAAACAGTAGAAAAAGATAACAATGGCTATATTCCTAACCTAATCGGTCTCTTGGCTAATGCACCCACTGCTTTAGAGGCTTACCGTACTGTCGGAGCTATCAACCGTCGCAACAGCCTGACACCCGTTGAGCGTGAAGTGGTGCAAATCACGGCAGCTGTAACCAATGGTTGTGCCTTCTGCGTCGCAGGTCACACAGCTTTTTCAATCAAACAAATCCAGATGAATGATGACCTTCTTCAAGCCCTCCGCAATCGGACTCCAATTGAAACAGATCCTAAATTGGACACCCTAGCTAAGTTTACCTTGGCGGTTATCAATACCAAGGGACGTGTTGGCGATGAAGCCTTGTCTGAGTTTTTAGAAGCTGGCTACACCCAACAAAATGCCTTGGATGTGGTTCTTGGTGTCAGCCTAGCAAGTCTCTGTAACTATGCCAACAACCTAGCTAATACCCCAATTAACCCAGAATTGCAACCTTATGCTTAA
- a CDS encoding CvpA family protein, protein MISLLLLLVLAWGFYIGYRRGLLLQVYYLISAMASAFVAGQFYKGLGEQFHLLLPYANPQEGQGTFFFPSDQLFQLDKVFYAGIGYLLVFGIVYSIGRLLGLLLHLLPSKKLGGKLFQVSAGILSMLVTLFVLQMALTILATIPMAAIQNPLEKSIVAKHIIQSIPVTTSWLKQIWVTNLIG, encoded by the coding sequence ATGATTTCACTCCTTCTTCTATTGGTCTTGGCTTGGGGATTTTATATCGGCTATCGGAGAGGCCTGCTCTTACAGGTTTATTACCTGATTTCAGCCATGGCATCGGCTTTTGTGGCTGGCCAGTTTTATAAGGGACTTGGAGAGCAATTTCATTTGCTCCTCCCTTATGCAAATCCGCAGGAAGGTCAGGGAACTTTCTTTTTCCCATCGGATCAACTCTTTCAGCTGGATAAGGTCTTTTACGCAGGGATTGGCTACTTGCTTGTATTTGGGATTGTCTATAGTATCGGTCGGTTGCTCGGTCTTCTTTTACACTTACTTCCTAGTAAAAAACTGGGTGGCAAGTTGTTCCAAGTTTCAGCAGGTATCTTGTCCATGTTGGTGACCTTATTTGTCTTGCAAATGGCCTTGACAATCTTGGCGACCATTCCCATGGCAGCTATACAAAATCCTCTTGAAAAGAGTATCGTCGCAAAACACATCATCCAGAGCATACCGGTAACAACCAGTTGGCTCAAACAAATCTGGGTGACAAATTTAATCGGATAA
- a CDS encoding alanine/glycine:cation symporter family protein, translated as MLELLKSIDAFAWGPPLLILLVGTGIYLTARLGLLQVLRLPKAFQLIFTKDKGHGDVSSFAALCTALAATVGTGNIIGVATAIKVGGPGALFWMWMAAFFGMATKYAEGLLAIKYRTKDDHGAVAGGPMHYILLGMGEKWRPLAIFFALAGVLVALLGIGTFTQVNSITESIQNTTTISPAITALVLSVFVAIAVFGGLKSISKVSTTVVPFMAIIYILGTLTVIFFNIGKIPATIALILTSAFSPVAAVGGFAGASIRMAIQNGVARGVFSNESGLGSAPIAAAAAKTNEPVEQGLISMTGTFIDTLIICTLTGLTILVTGVWSGDLNGVALTQSAFSTVFSHFGPALLTIFLVLFAFTTILGWNYYGERCFEFLFGVRFIWLYRVVFVLMVLLGGFIELDMVWIIADIVNALMALPNLIALLVLSPVVIAETKKYFDK; from the coding sequence ATGTTAGAATTGCTTAAATCAATCGATGCTTTTGCTTGGGGCCCACCCCTCTTGATTCTCTTGGTCGGGACAGGGATTTACCTAACTGCTCGTCTAGGACTTCTGCAGGTTTTACGTCTGCCCAAGGCCTTCCAGCTTATTTTTACTAAGGACAAGGGGCATGGCGATGTATCCAGCTTTGCGGCCTTGTGTACAGCACTCGCAGCGACAGTTGGTACGGGAAATATTATCGGGGTGGCGACGGCTATCAAGGTTGGTGGCCCAGGAGCCCTCTTTTGGATGTGGATGGCCGCTTTCTTTGGGATGGCTACCAAGTATGCGGAAGGACTACTAGCTATCAAATACCGCACCAAGGATGACCATGGTGCAGTAGCGGGAGGTCCCATGCACTATATCCTTCTAGGGATGGGAGAAAAGTGGCGACCACTTGCCATCTTCTTTGCCCTGGCAGGTGTGCTAGTAGCTTTGCTGGGAATCGGAACCTTCACCCAAGTCAACTCGATTACAGAATCTATCCAAAATACAACAACAATTTCGCCAGCCATCACTGCTCTTGTATTGTCGGTATTTGTAGCGATTGCAGTCTTTGGTGGCCTCAAGTCCATTTCTAAGGTTTCAACTACAGTTGTTCCTTTTATGGCCATCATCTATATTTTGGGAACTCTTACAGTTATTTTCTTTAATATTGGGAAAATCCCTGCCACAATCGCTTTAATCTTGACATCAGCATTTAGTCCTGTTGCTGCGGTGGGTGGTTTTGCTGGGGCTAGCATTCGAATGGCTATTCAAAATGGTGTGGCGCGTGGTGTGTTCTCAAACGAATCTGGTCTGGGTTCTGCTCCCATTGCAGCAGCTGCGGCTAAGACAAATGAACCAGTAGAGCAAGGGTTGATTTCCATGACAGGAACCTTTATTGATACCCTTATTATCTGTACTCTGACTGGTTTGACCATCTTGGTGACTGGTGTTTGGAGTGGCGACTTAAATGGGGTTGCCTTGACTCAGTCAGCCTTCTCAACAGTCTTTTCACACTTTGGACCTGCCCTTTTGACCATCTTTCTTGTGCTCTTTGCCTTTACAACGATTCTTGGTTGGAACTACTATGGAGAACGCTGTTTTGAGTTTCTCTTTGGGGTTCGCTTTATCTGGCTCTACCGTGTGGTCTTTGTGCTCATGGTCTTGTTGGGAGGATTTATCGAGTTGGATATGGTCTGGATTATCGCAGATATTGTCAACGCCTTGATGGCTCTGCCAAATTTGATTGCCCTCTTGGTCTTGTCGCCAGTCGTCATTGCTGAGACTAAAAAGTATTTTGATAAATAA